CCCCTTCTTCGCCGGATAGGACCGCTTGCCGAGATGGAGAACGATACTGCCGGAAAGCACGTAACCGAATTCCTCTCCCTCATGGGGATTATCCGGGTATGTGGAGCCTCCCGGCTCGAGAGTGAGGCAGATCGGTTCCATAATGTTTTTCTGGGCGTTGGGAATGATCCATTCGACTTTGTTTTTCAAGTCTGTGTCCTGTTTTTCAAAATAATCCTCTTTATGAAATACGATTTGTTCTTCGGTGTTTTCGTTGAAAAAATCCTTCAGATCCGTCCCCAGACATTGAAGAATGTCCACGAGAGTGGCAATGGAGGGAGAGGTCAGGTCCCGCTCGAGCTGGGAGATGAATCCTTTTGACAGTTCGGCTCTGTCAGCAAGCTCTTCCTGAGTCAGTCCTTTTTGGATTCTCAATTCTTTGATCTTCGTTCCGATATTCATGACAACACCTCAATAGTAAACACAAAGTTTAATAAAACTAAACAAACGCTGATAAATATTATACTAGGTTTCTTCCGCTTGTCAAGCATTATGCTTTTGAAAAATCACCGTATTTTTTGTTGACCCTGTTGTTGGCAGATGATACAATAAAAGCGCAGATGGAGGGTAAGAGCGATGAAAGCAGACAGATATGTTGCCTATGTATCGACCTACACGACAAAGGGAGATGCACATGGCATTAAAATTTATGATGTTGATCTGGAATGTGGCAAGCTGATCGAAAAAAACCAGGTGATGATCACCAATTCTTCGTATGTGACCATTTCTCATAATCAGAAGTTTCTGTATTCGATCACAGATACCGGCGTGGAGGCCTACAAGATCAATTCTGCCAGCGGCGATCTGGAGTTGTTGGGACATGGTTCCATCAATGGAATGAGAGGGTGTTACCTGTCAACGGATTATACGGATTCCTACCTGTTTGTAGCCGGGTATCACGACGGCAAGCTGACAGTGCTGGATTTAAAGGAAGACGGCAGTATCGGCGAAATCACGGATGAAGTGTTTCATAAGGGACTGGGCAGTATCGCAGAGCGGAATTTCCGGCCTCATATCAGTTGTGTGAAGATGACGAGAGACAATAAGTATCTGCTGGCGGCCGATCTGGGTATGGATCACGTAAATGTATATCGGTTTGACCATGCGACCGGAAAGGTAAAACAGATCGATATGATCCGCAGCGAGATAGAGTCCGCGCCCCGCCATGTAAAATTTACAAAAGACGGAAGGTATCTCTATATCGTGCATGAACTGAAAAATATTATTGATGTCTATCGCTATCAGGAAGTCAAGGGCAATCCCGAATTTGAAAAGATTCAGACAGTCTCCACGCTGAATGATTATCATGCGGGAGGTTCTGCGGCCTGCACGCTCAATTTTTCAATGGATGACAACTATATTATCAGCTCCAACGCGGGTGATAACAGCGTTGTCGTCTACAAAGTCAATCATGACACGGGAGAGCTGGATAAATTGTTCTGTCTGCCGATCAGCGGCGACTATCCGAAAGATGCCAATTTCTTCCCGGATCTGCGTCACATCGTATCGCTGAATCATGAGTCCAATACAATGACTTTTTTCAATGTGGATCTGGAGAAGGGTCTGCTCGTGATGAATGGAAAAGAGATTGCGGTTGATAAACCGAACTGTATTATCTTCCATAAACTGACCTGAAAGTTTACGGATAAAGACGGAAGGAATCAGATCAGAGACGATTTTGTCATATTGTCATGGAAAATTACCGAATAAGTTATTGAGATTAAGAAATTAAGAGTGAAAGGATGCTTGTCACAGAGCATCCTTTCGTTTTATGGCCGTTCCTTTGGACGGACAAAGTCCATAAATCGTTTCATCGCCTCATTGGCGGAGGCTTCCTGTCTGCAGGCAAAGCCGATCTTTCGCCTGGGGATCGGCACCGGAGAGCGCAGGCGGATCAATTCTCCCTTCTCCAGCTCTTTTGCTACGAAATCGGAGATGACACAGGCAACGCCGAGGTCGATCTTGGCGAACTCAATGAGCAGATCCATCGTCGTCACTTCGATGAGACGGTCGTTCTCGATCAGTTCCCGGCTCAGATACTTGTCCACATATTGCCGGCTCAGATTGTCCTGATCAAGCAGCAGGAGAGTTGCCTGGGAATAGATGGACTCGTGATCCGCAAAGTGACGGACATCCATACGCTTTTTGAGGTTTTCCAGGTAGCTTTTGGTAGTGACAAAAATATCCTGGATCTCTTTCAGGGGAAAGAAGCAGAGTTTTCCCACTCTTGCAGGTTCTCCGATCAGCCCTACGTCGATCTCGCCGTTTTCGAGCGCGCGGATTGTCTGATAGCTGGACTGACTGGAGATTGATATTTTAATATGAGGATTTTTCTGGACGAACTCCCGCAGATAGGGAAGAAGCATATAGCGGCAGAGTGTGGCGCTGACACCGATAGAGAGATGGCCGATCCCAAGCTCTCCCGCCTTGCGCAGATGCTCTTCCCCCTGCCTGAGAGCGGAGAAGGCAGCGTCTGCCTGCCGGTACAGGATCTGTCCTTCCGCAGTCAGAGTTACGCCCCGGGAGCTGCGGGTAAACAGAAGCGTGTCCAGATTTTGTTCCAGTTTGGAGATGGACTTGCTGATGGCCGGCTGGCTGATAAAGAGCTGATGGGCAGCGGCGGAGATGTTGCCACATTTGGCGACGACATAAAAGATATGATACAGATGCAGATTGCTTTCCATGGCGGTCCTTTCCGGTAATGCTCAGTTATGTTGGTTATAATAGAAAATCATATCATAATAATCAGTTATAGTAAATATAAATAATAGATATTGGGAAATGGGCTGCGAATGTGATAGGATAGAGGAGAAAGGCGTTTAACTGCCGTGGATCATATAGTGTGCGAAACTTTCTGATCTGTTTGTTTCATAAGTATTTTAAAAGAGAGAAAGCAGGAGGATAAAGGAATGGGAATGACAATGACGCAGAAGATTCTGGCTGCCCACGCCGGCCTGGATCATGTAGAGGCCGG
The sequence above is a segment of the Lachnospiraceae bacterium JLR.KK008 genome. Coding sequences within it:
- a CDS encoding XRE family transcriptional regulator encodes the protein MNIGTKIKELRIQKGLTQEELADRAELSKGFISQLERDLTSPSIATLVDILQCLGTDLKDFFNENTEEQIVFHKEDYFEKQDTDLKNKVEWIIPNAQKNIMEPICLTLEPGGSTYPDNPHEGEEFGYVLSGSIVLHLGKRSYPAKKGESFYFTPNTTHYIECTGKGGAIVIWVSSPPSF
- a CDS encoding LysR family transcriptional regulator — translated: MESNLHLYHIFYVVAKCGNISAAAHQLFISQPAISKSISKLEQNLDTLLFTRSSRGVTLTAEGQILYRQADAAFSALRQGEEHLRKAGELGIGHLSIGVSATLCRYMLLPYLREFVQKNPHIKISISSQSSYQTIRALENGEIDVGLIGEPARVGKLCFFPLKEIQDIFVTTKSYLENLKKRMDVRHFADHESIYSQATLLLLDQDNLSRQYVDKYLSRELIENDRLIEVTTMDLLIEFAKIDLGVACVISDFVAKELEKGELIRLRSPVPIPRRKIGFACRQEASANEAMKRFMDFVRPKERP
- a CDS encoding lactonase family protein, which produces MKADRYVAYVSTYTTKGDAHGIKIYDVDLECGKLIEKNQVMITNSSYVTISHNQKFLYSITDTGVEAYKINSASGDLELLGHGSINGMRGCYLSTDYTDSYLFVAGYHDGKLTVLDLKEDGSIGEITDEVFHKGLGSIAERNFRPHISCVKMTRDNKYLLAADLGMDHVNVYRFDHATGKVKQIDMIRSEIESAPRHVKFTKDGRYLYIVHELKNIIDVYRYQEVKGNPEFEKIQTVSTLNDYHAGGSAACTLNFSMDDNYIISSNAGDNSVVVYKVNHDTGELDKLFCLPISGDYPKDANFFPDLRHIVSLNHESNTMTFFNVDLEKGLLVMNGKEIAVDKPNCIIFHKLT